In one Antennarius striatus isolate MH-2024 chromosome 1, ASM4005453v1, whole genome shotgun sequence genomic region, the following are encoded:
- the c1h15orf48 gene encoding normal mucosa of esophagus-specific gene 1 protein, with protein sequence MYGFFQLLRKKKELIPLIGFVGCAGTGAVTAAIYFLFTKPDVILNKTSNPEPWERVDPTKPQKLITINQQWKPVEELQLVRSITK encoded by the exons atgtaTGGATTTTTCCAATTgttgagaaagaaaaaggag CTGATCCCTCTGATAGGGTTCGTGGGTTGTGCTGGAACAGGAGCCGTCACGGCTGCAATTTACTTCTTATTCACTAAACCTGATGTGAT tttGAATAAAACCAGCAATCCAGAACCATGGGAGAGGGTGGACCCAACAAAACCCCAAAAG CTCATCACCATCAATCAGCAGTGGAAACcagtggaggagctgcagctggtCCGGAGCATCAccaagtag
- the afg2b gene encoding ATPase family gene 2 protein homolog B — protein MSLRLLPVDPSDRGSQRCRLGPGLMSARGLSLGSPVLVSLPGGSCLCTAWPRADLAEGFLQMDLKCSSPSLTSHPPTRLCLDPGQITPVACPKLKGVKVTVVVQSVEFRKHTPVQELVKEMLRGLRVHLKHVVNLEDYDTQIRCVVIDSLDSVQSGFITAKTKVEVVRIQTIRHYRSQLQGQDPAPAPLGGLEEVSASLREMLQLPLLYPGTLSSLGVSCPRGVLLAGPPGVGKTLLVHRVVGEVGASLVVVRGPEVVGSRPGESEEKLRAVFDQARSAAEEGPCVLFLDELDSLCPRRSSSSAPENRLVAQLLTLMDGMNPSDRFLIIGATNRPDGLDPALRRPGRFDREVIIGAPTLQQRKAILSVLCAKMPVSPAVDVAELAQRTMGYVGADLSALCREAAMQALRDNLKGSGQQEVGLRHFQEALKSVQPSCLRSSLGRTELSPLSWEQIGGLEDVKLKLRQSIEWPMRYPEAFSRLGLCRPRGVLLYGPPGCAKTTLVRAAATSSHCAFLSVSGADLYSPYVGDSEKALTQLFSQARACAPCILFLDEIDSLIGLRSGGGTTNSVQTRLLSVLLNEMDGVGLKTQERRGTEKILQAEAAVEKHTQEQMDCQEVCNRDVMVIAATNRPDCLDSALLRPGRLDHIIYVPPPDQQARLCILKVCTQAMPVDADVCLEELAAKTNLYSGADLENLCKEAALLALQEENMMASTVKHTHFLRVLSKGSPSLTPQQIHTYQTSPR, from the exons ATGTCTCTGAGGCTGCTGCCAGTGGATCCATCGGACCGGGGCTCCCAGAGGTGCAGGCTGGGTCCGGGTCTGATGTCAGCCCGGGGTCTGAGTCTAGGCTCCCCGGTGTTGGTGTCTCTACCCGGTGGCAGCTGCTTGTGCACGGCCTGGCCTCGGGCTGACCTGGCTGAGGGCTTCCTCCAGATGGATCTGAAGTGTTCCTCTCCCAGTCTGACCAGTCACCCCCCCACACGTCTCTGTCTGGACCCAGGTCAGATCACACCTGTAGCCTGCCCCAAACTGAAAGGTGTGAAGGTAACTGTGGTGGTCCAGAGTGTAGAgttcaggaaacacactccTGTTCAGGAGCTCGTAAAGGAGATGCTGAGAGGTCTACGTGTCCACCTGAAGCACGTGGTAAACCTGGAGGATTACGACACACAGATTAGATGTGTTGTTATTGACAGTCTGGATTCTGTGCAATCTGGATTTATCACTGCAAAAACCAAAGTGGAGGTAGTTCGCATCCAGACCATCCGGCACTACAGGAGTCAGCTGCAAGGCCAGGACCCGGCCCCTGCCCCGCTGGGGGGTCTGGAGGAG gTGAGTGCGTCTCTTCGAGAGATGCTGCAGCTGCCCCTCCTCTATCCGGGCACTCTGAGTTCTCTTGGGGTGTCATGTCCCAGAGGGGTGCTCCTGGCGGGGCCTCCAGGTGTGGGAAAGACCCTGCTGGTCCACCGGGTGGTGGGTGAGGTGGGAGCCAGTCTGGTTGTGGTCCGAGGACCAGAG GTGGTGGGATCTCGGCCGGGTGAGAGTGAGGAGAAGCTACGTGCCGTGTTCGATCAGGCCCgatcagcagcagaagaaggtCCGTGTGTTCTGTTCTTAGATGAGCTGGACTCCCTGTGTCCAAGGAGAAGCAGCTCGTCGGCACCAGAGAACCGTCTGGTTGCTCAGCTCCTCACGCTGATGGACGGCATGAATCCGTCCGATCGCTTCCTCATCATCGGAGCCACCAACCGACCGGACGGCTTAGACCCGGCGCTGCGTCGGCCTGGAAGGTTTGACAGAGAG GTTATCATTGGAGCCCCCACCCTGCAGCAGAGAAAAGCCATCTTGTCTGTTCTGTGTGCAAAGATGCCCGTTAGTCCCGCTGTGGACGTGGCAGAGCTGGCACAGAGAACGATGGGCTATGTAGGAGCAGACCTCAGCGCCCTGTGCAGAGAGGCAGCCATGCAGGCTCTACGAGACAATTTGAAG GGTTCAGGACAGCAGGAAGTGGGTTTGAGGCACTTCCAGGAGGCCCTGAAGTCTGTGCAGCCCTCTTGCTTGCGGAGCAGTTTGGGGAGAACAGAGCTGTCCCCGTTGTCGTGGGAACAGATAGGAGGACTGGAGGATGTCAAACTCAAACTGAGACAG AGCATCGAGTGGCCGATGAGATACCCAGAGGCGTTCAGTCGTCTGGGTCTGTGCCGGCCCCGGGGGGTGCTGCTTTACGGACCCCCAGGATGTGCAAAGACCACACTTGTCAGGGCTGCGGCCACTTCGTCTCACTGTGCCTTCCTGTCGGTGAGCGGTGCCGACCTCTACTCGCCTTATGTGGGCGACTCAGAGAAGGCTTTAACACAG CTGTTTAGTCAAGCCCGAGCCTGTGCTCCCTGCATCCTGTTCCTGGATGAGATCGACTCTCTGATTGGCTTGCGGTCAGGCGGTGGGACGACTAACAGCGTGCAAACGCGCCTCCTGTCTGTGCTCCTGAATGAGATGGACGGGGTCGGCCTGAAGacgcaggagaggagagggacgGAGAAGATCCTGCAGGCGGAGGCAGCAGTAGAGAAACACACCCAGGAGCAG ATGGACTGCCAGGAAGTGTGCAACAGAGACGTGATGGTTATAGCAGCAACCAACCGCCCTGACTGCTTAGACAGCGCTCTCCTCAGACCTGGCAGACTGGACCACATCATCTACGTGCCACCACCAGACCAGCAG GCTCGTCTCTGCATTCTGAAAGTGTGTACACAGGCCATGCCTGTTgatgctgatgtgtgtttggaggAATTGGCAGCAAAGACCAATCTTTACTCTGGAGCCGACCTGGAAAATCTATGTAAAGAG GCTGCTCTATTGGCGCTACAGGAGGAGAACATGATGGCTTCAAccgtcaaacacacacacttcctgcggGTCCTCAGCAAAGGGAGCCCCTCGCTCACCCCCCAGCAGATCCACACGTATCAAACATCTCCCAGATGA